The genomic interval CAACCAGCGCGAGGTTGTGTTCATAATCAAGGTCGACAAGGTGCTGCATCTCCTCATGGGGATGTGTCTTCTTCAGCCCCAGGAAGCGGCGATAGCAGCTCTCCGAGGAAAGGCCATACATCAGCTCCTGCAGCGCGCGCTCATCGGTGATTCGCGCCGGGCGGATAAGCAGCTCATCGTTGGACAGCGTGAGCTCGACCCGCGCCTCGGACCACGGGTAGCTCGCGCGGGGCACGACCTGGTCCGGCAACACCCACCGGCGCCCCTTGGCCGCGGCCATCAATTCGGCGCGGAAGTCCGGATGAGCGATGTCGATGAGGGCCAGGGCGCGCTCGCGGATGCTCTTTCCCCACAGGTCCGCCACGCCGTACTCCGTCACCACGTAGTGCACGTCGCCGCGACTGGTGACAACGCCGGTGCCCGGCTCCAGCGCCGCCTGGATGCGGCTCACCGCTCCCCCCTTCGCCGTCGATGGCAGCGCGAGGATGGGCTTGCCGCCCCGGCTCCGCCGCGCACCTCGAAGGAAGTCCACCTGCCCCCCAATGCCCGAGTAGAAGCGTCCCCCCACCATATCCGCCGCCACCTGCCCAGTGAGGTCGACCGCTAGCGCGCCGTTGATGGCCATCATCTTCTCGTTGCGCGCCACATTGAGTGGATCATTGGTGAAGTCGCTCGGACGCATCTCAATGGCCGGGTTCTCATGCGACCACTCGTAGAGCGCGCGACTGCCCATGATGAAAGAGGTCACCAACTTTCCCGGCAACAGCGTCTTCACGCGCCCTGTGATGACACCCGCCTCGACCAGGCGCATGACACCGTCGGACATCATCTCCGTGTGGACACCCAGGTCATGGCGTTCGATGAGCTGAGCCAGCACCGCGTCCGGAATCCTCCCAATTCCAGTCTGCAAGGTGGCACCATCCGGGATGAGACTGGCCACGTGCATGCCAATCCGCCGCGACACCTCGTCCAACGGCTCAGCACGGGCCTCCAACAGGGGCGTGTCCACCGGCACGAGGTGGTGGATGCGGCGCATCTCCAGGAACGAGTCCCCATGTGTCCGCGGCATGCGAGGGTTCACCTCGGCGATGAGCAATGAGGCCGCGTCCACCGCGCTTCGAACGATGTCTACGGAGAGACCGAGACTGACATAGCCATGGGCGTCCGGCGGGCTCACCTGGAGGAGCGCCACGTCGATGCGCACACGCCGGCCACGGATGAGCTCCGGAATCTCCGAGAGGAATACCGGCATGAAGTCCGCGCGCCCCTCCTGCACTGCCAGCCGCACGTTGGGGCCAATGAAGAAGGCGATGTGACGAAAGCGCTGTGCCTGGGCGGGCTCGACGTAGGGCGCGGGGCCGAGCGTGAGGAGGTGAACGACCTCGTTGTCGGCCAAGTGGTCGCCCTGCTCCACCATGGCCCGCACCAACGACACCGGCTCCGCCGCCCCCGAGGCGATGAGGATGCGTCGTCCCGGGAGGATGCTGCGAATCGCCTGTTCGGCCGTCACCAGCCGGTCCGCGTATCGCTCACGCCAATCCCGATTCTCATCCATGCCCTTGGGTTAAGCATGGCGCGCTTCGATGGCGCGCCCCGGCTCGAAGGCGAAATATCAGTGTGCTCGCCCTCTCGGCGAAACAGCGTTCAGCCCCCGGTGGGAGGGCACAAACCAACCATACGGCGGCTCGGCACAAAGGCCACCGGAGGGGCACCCGTATGAGAGCGCTCCGATTGTGCCGCCCGCGGTCCGGCCCCTCTTGACCTCCTCCCACGGCCGCTTCGTCGTGCTCATCCACTTTCAGCCAGCCACGGTGCCGCAACGACATGCCCGCTCTCAGGAAGGCGTGACGCTCTCAAGGTCATGAATTCAAAGGGCCTCCGCGCGCGCCGCTACCTGCCAGCGACCCAGTGAAAACCATGCTCACCCGACAAAGCGACTAATAACGTCTTTCCTACTCGGACTGACCGTCTACCCAGCCATCTTCCTGCACCTGCTGGAAGGCGCGAAACCTCCCTGATTTCCACGAGGACCGCAGGCTCGACAGTGCGATGGCGCAGAGATGCACGGCATCGCACCAGTCCTCATCGCGTAGCAAGGAGAGCGAGCGAACAGCCACACCCCGGCAGCCCCCGCTTCATGGCGAGAGGGACAGCAGGCCATCTCCATACCCCGGCATGAGTTTTCGCATAGAGGGACAATGCTCGCCGCTGGGAGGAGTCAGCATGAGGAAGCTTGGATATGGACTGCTCGTGACCACGGGGCTGCTTATCGGCCCGATTGCTGGAGCCCAGGAAGCCTCCCAGCCACCATCGGCGGGACACCCAGTGGACGGCGCCCCGCAGCAACAACCGAGCTGCGCCTGCGGGATGATGGGCAGCGGAATGATGGGGCAGGGAATGGGCGGCGCGGGGATGAACTGTCCCATGCACCGAATGGCAGACGTGCACATCGAGCAGACGAAGACAGGGGCCATTCTACGACTCACCGCAAAAGATCCCGGTCAGGTCAAGGATGTACAGCGCATGGCGGAAGGGATGCAGCGCTGCATGAGCGGGAACGGCCCCCCTCAGCAAGGACAACCGGATTCTCCTCATCCCTAACAGCGCTGATTGGAGACGAACTTCAAAGGCGCGGCGTTTTGTTCGCGTGAGCCAGGATCGCAGGAAGAGAGACGGCCGGCAGAGCGATCACGAGAGCGCGCCGCTTGCCGGCTGGCAGTGTTGCGGCGGGGTTGAATCAGGCCGCGTCGAGTTCTTGGGCCTGGTCGGAGCGGCGAGACGTGCCGGTGATGCGGCCGAACAATCTCTTGTGCACGAGGCGGTCCGCGATGGCGGATGGAGAGGCGCTTCAAGGGCCATTCACCCGGCGCCTCGGATGGCCTCCTGAGCGCTCAGCTCTTCCGCTCGAGAAATCCGGCGTGGCCCAAGCCTTCCCTGTCGCTCGTTTTCGGCACCGCGAGCGCCCCTGCGCGGCCCTCCAATCCCGCGCTTCTCCGCGCTCGAGTGGTTCGAAGACCCTCGCTTCTTGAAGATCGTCTCCCCCCTGGGCTGCTTGAGCATGCACGGAGATGGGGAGTGAAGCGGCACCTGGTGCTGGCCGACTCAGGGGGCGGAAACGAAGTCGAGTTCCGTGCGGAGCTCACGCGCCACGGACTGCCGTACATCGTCGGCATTCAAGGCGACTGCGTCATCTGCGCTCTGGCTCGTGACAGGCTCCGTCGCTCAGGGCCTGAACGTGGCGTGCTGCTTCAGCCACTGGGAGGCCCGCTCTGCGTCCGCCTTTCGGCCCACGCGGCTCCAGTAGTCGCGGGCCTGGGTGGCCAGCTCGATGGCGCGCGCCCTGTCTCCGTGGGAGGCCCAGAGCGCGCGTGCCAGCGGGAATTGAACCCGCGCCCTCTCATTGCTCAAGGTCAGCTTCAGGGCGCCCTCGAGGAAAGAAACGGCCTCTGCGGGCTTGCCCTCGGCCAGACAGAGCCGACCCATCCCCAGCAGGGGCCACAGGCGCCCCAGATCGTCCGGCGCCAGGACCTTGTCCTGAAAGGCCATGGCGCGCGTGAACTTCTCCCGCGCCTCCGCGTGGCGCCCCAGGTCCACCAGCGCCTCGCCTTGGTCAGTGAGCGCCCAGGCGACGAGCGGGCTCTCGGGGCCCAGCAGCTTCAGGTTCAGCTCCAGCACGCGCGCGTAGGCCTCGAGCGCCTCCTCGGCCCTCCCCATGTCGCGGAGCACGTGGCCTCGCGCGCTCATCGAGTCGGCCACGGACGGATGCTCGGAGCCCAGCACCTTCTGCTTCAGCGCCAGGGCGCGCGCCTGGGCCTCGAGCGCCTCCTCGAACCGGCCCATCTCCTGGAGCGTGGTGCCGAGGTCTCTGAGGGACTCGGCCACCCGTGGGTGCTCCGGGCCCAACACCTTCTTGCGCAGCTCCAGCGCGAGGGTATGGGCCTCGAGCGCCTCGTCCACGCGGCCCATGCTCTGGAACAACAGGCCCAGGTTGTGGAGCGTGGAGGCCACCTCCCAGTGCTCGGGGCCCCACACCTTCTTCCTCAGCGCCAGGGCGTGCTCGAACGCCTGCCGTGCCTGCTCGTGCTTGCCCACGGCCATGAGGATGGTGCCCTCGCTGTTGGAGGCAAAGGCGCGGATGCGGTCATCGTCCGCCAGCTCCACCATGCTCTGCGCCATGGGCACCATCTGCAGCGCGTCGTGCGGCCGCCTCAGGCGGTTGCCCGTCACCCAGACCAGGGAGTTCGAGGCCTGGGCCAACGTATAGGCGTCCCTGCCACGGGCCGCCACCTCCATGGACTCGCGCAGTCCTTCCACGGTGGCTCGGTAGTCGCCGACCCCTTCTCTCATCCACGCCATGAGGTAGAGGGTCTGAGCCTCCAGCGAAGCGTGGCCTGCCGCCTTCACCTGGGGGAGCAGGGAGTCCGCCAGCGCGAGCCCCTCCTGGACGCGGTGGGTATCCAGCAGCACCCGCAGGGAGTCGACCTGCTGCTGGAGCGCCTCCACCTTCCCGCGCACCACCGGGTCCTCCGGCGGCGGCACCGCGGCGGTGAGCGCCTTGGCGTCCTCGCAGTACTCCAGCGGCGGCAGGGCCTGCACCGCCTCCACCGCCTTGCTCACCAGGGGTGTGTCTGGACTCTGGGACAACAGCTCGGTGAGCGCGCGCAGTTGGCCGCGCCTGCGCTCCAGGCAGGCCTCCTCCAGCACCAGCAGCCCCGAGTTCTTCGGGCGCCCCTCCTGGCTCGCGCTCAGGCACAGCGCGGTGCGCTGCCTCACCCAGGCTCCCGCATAGGCCTCCAGCCCCTGCACCACCCGCTCGGCGGTGGCCCGAGCGTAGGGTGCCCCCGTGGCGACCAACCCCTGCTCCAGTCGGGCCCTGACCGCCGCATCCCAGACTCCGCTCAGCCGCAGCTCCATGCGACCGCACACCTGCTCCTCCGGGCGAGCCCACACCCACAAGGCCAGCCCCGCCGCCGCCCCCACCGCGCCAACCAGGGCCCAGCGCGAGGGCCTCGCCCGCCGCTTCTTCTCCGGGTCGTCCGCCAGCGCGTGCAGCAGCGCCTTCATGGAGGAGGGACGCTTCGCTGAATCGGTGCTCAACCCCTGGAGGAGCGTGCGCGTCACCCACGCGGGGACCTGGGAGTCCTCCGGCGGCTCCACCCTGCCCGCGCGCTGAGCCGCGCGCAGTTCCGCCACGGTGTTGCCCTGGAAGGGGAGCTGGCCATACAGCCCCTCATAAAGAGACACGCAGAAGGCATACAGGTCGCTGCGCGCGTCTCCCCGTTCGCCTCGGAACTGCTCGTCCGCCATGTAGCTCGGCGTCCCCATCCACTGGCTCGAGCGCGTGGTCAGCGGCGCGAGCGCCACGACCGGCTGCGCGGGGAGGAGTTGCGCGGGGACCTCGCGCGGCTCGTCCACTGAGACGGACTCGAGCCAGGCCAGGCCGAAGTCCGTCACCCGTGCCCGCCCGTCCTGGCCCACCAGCACATTGTCCGGCTTGAAGTCATGGTGGATGAGGCCCGCTTCGTGGGCGGCGGCCAGCCCCTGCCCTGCTGCCAGGTACTGCGCCAGCACCTCGCGCCACGGGCGCCCCTGCTGCCAGCGGCGCAGCGTCTGCCCCTCCACGTACTCCATGGCGATGAAGAGCGCGCCGTCCTCCAAGGTCCCCGCGTCGTACACCGCCACCACCTGGGGGTGGCTCAGGCGCGCCATCGCCTGCGCCTCGCGCACGAACCGGGCCTGCTCCTCGTCGCGGCGGCTCTCTGCTCCGCTCCAGGGTCGCAGCAGCTTGAGCGCCACGCGCCGATCCAACCGCGCATCATACACGCTCAGGACCACCCCCATGCTGCCCTGGCCCAGCGTGCCCAGCACCGTATAGCGCCCCAGCAGCGTGTAGCCGGGCTCGAGGGGCGGAGCCTTCGTGGGCTCCCCTTCATAAGGCCAGGTCGTGGGCCCCCCGTCTTCGAGCCTGGGCAGCGACTCCCCGTCGCGCAAAGGGACCTCCTCGGCGTGCCCGCCGGGAGAGCTCGTCTCCCAATGCTCGTTCCTCATTGCCGCCTCTCCCCGTACATGCCGCTTCCTCCCCAACCGGTCGGCGGCGTGGCGCGGATACTACTGGATCCAGGCGCAGGGACCGATGACGCGCCCGGCTGCGCGGGTGGTACCCGTTGTTACCAGGGCGCGGCTTTGACATGCGGGAGACCCGTGCCTGGAGCCCGCTTCGAGGGGGCTGACCCACGCGTCCGCCGCGCTCAGGGCGGCTGGAGTGTCGAGGCGCTGGAAACGGGTGTGATCACGCTGAGGGACCTCCCTGGGCACACGCGTTATCAGTGACAACACTTGTTACCAGGGCTCTGGAAGAAGCCAACCCCAGGAAATCAAAGGGCTCTGCGGAAATAGAGCCATCCCAGCGAGGGTGGCGCGCTGCGTGCACAAAGGCCGCGCGCCGTAACCATTCACTGGAGAGGCCCACCATCATGATGAAGGCAGTATCCAAGGCCCTGGCGCTCCTGGCGCTCACTGCGTCCACCTTCGCGTCCGCGCAGGATTACCAAGACACCACGCCGTATGTCGTTGATTCGGCGAAGTACCCATACACCCTCTATCCGTCCAACACCCAGTTGGACGACAAGACTCCGTGGGAGACGCCGGTCCTCCCGTTCAACCCGAGCAGCACCTACACGCCGCCGGAGCAGGACGCCGTCGTCCAGGGCGAGTCGGAGCTGCTCAACGCGCCCGTCTATCTCGACATGAATGACGGCATGAGGCACCTGCAGTACGGCCAGAAGACCATTCCGGAGGCCACCACGCAGAACGTGCCGCCGCCGACGGAGACGGTGCCGACGCAGGACCCGTCCGGGCTGCGCTCCGCGGGGCTGGGGGCGGCGCTCACCGGGCCCATCACCAAGAGCTACCAGCGCACCGAGCTGTTCGGTAACAACATCTTCGGCGCTGGCTACAACGTCAACGCGGCCATCACCGCGACGCCCGCCACCAGCACCACGGCGAAGAAGCAGGAGGCGCTCGCCGAGGGCCGGGTCCACGGCACCGCCTTCAACATCCAGAAGGAGCTGGTGCGCGGTCGCGCCACCGTTTGCGGGCAGCAGGGCGGCTGCAACAGCGGCAACGCGGCGCTGTACGCCATGAGCGCGATGATCTGGAGCACCACCCTCTCCGGCAACTTCGCACCGACCCCGATCAACTGGAGCCGGTCCTTCTTCTCCGTGTCC from Myxococcus stipitatus carries:
- a CDS encoding GNAT family N-acetyltransferase, which gives rise to MDENRDWRERYADRLVTAEQAIRSILPGRRILIASGAAEPVSLVRAMVEQGDHLADNEVVHLLTLGPAPYVEPAQAQRFRHIAFFIGPNVRLAVQEGRADFMPVFLSEIPELIRGRRVRIDVALLQVSPPDAHGYVSLGLSVDIVRSAVDAASLLIAEVNPRMPRTHGDSFLEMRRIHHLVPVDTPLLEARAEPLDEVSRRIGMHVASLIPDGATLQTGIGRIPDAVLAQLIERHDLGVHTEMMSDGVMRLVEAGVITGRVKTLLPGKLVTSFIMGSRALYEWSHENPAIEMRPSDFTNDPLNVARNEKMMAINGALAVDLTGQVAADMVGGRFYSGIGGQVDFLRGARRSRGGKPILALPSTAKGGAVSRIQAALEPGTGVVTSRGDVHYVVTEYGVADLWGKSIRERALALIDIAHPDFRAELMAAAKGRRWVLPDQVVPRASYPWSEARVELTLSNDELLIRPARITDERALQELMYGLSSESCYRRFLGLKKTHPHEEMQHLVDLDYEHNLALVACSLDTEEVVGVVRYDVDPATRLADVAFVVRDDWQGRGVGTVLMRRIREAATARGIPGFQADVLVTNKPMLDVFQESGLPIRAVREDGVYHLELHFPVGPRAQALAVP
- a CDS encoding serine/threonine-protein kinase produces the protein MRNEHWETSSPGGHAEEVPLRDGESLPRLEDGGPTTWPYEGEPTKAPPLEPGYTLLGRYTVLGTLGQGSMGVVLSVYDARLDRRVALKLLRPWSGAESRRDEEQARFVREAQAMARLSHPQVVAVYDAGTLEDGALFIAMEYVEGQTLRRWQQGRPWREVLAQYLAAGQGLAAAHEAGLIHHDFKPDNVLVGQDGRARVTDFGLAWLESVSVDEPREVPAQLLPAQPVVALAPLTTRSSQWMGTPSYMADEQFRGERGDARSDLYAFCVSLYEGLYGQLPFQGNTVAELRAAQRAGRVEPPEDSQVPAWVTRTLLQGLSTDSAKRPSSMKALLHALADDPEKKRRARPSRWALVGAVGAAAGLALWVWARPEEQVCGRMELRLSGVWDAAVRARLEQGLVATGAPYARATAERVVQGLEAYAGAWVRQRTALCLSASQEGRPKNSGLLVLEEACLERRRGQLRALTELLSQSPDTPLVSKAVEAVQALPPLEYCEDAKALTAAVPPPEDPVVRGKVEALQQQVDSLRVLLDTHRVQEGLALADSLLPQVKAAGHASLEAQTLYLMAWMREGVGDYRATVEGLRESMEVAARGRDAYTLAQASNSLVWVTGNRLRRPHDALQMVPMAQSMVELADDDRIRAFASNSEGTILMAVGKHEQARQAFEHALALRKKVWGPEHWEVASTLHNLGLLFQSMGRVDEALEAHTLALELRKKVLGPEHPRVAESLRDLGTTLQEMGRFEEALEAQARALALKQKVLGSEHPSVADSMSARGHVLRDMGRAEEALEAYARVLELNLKLLGPESPLVAWALTDQGEALVDLGRHAEAREKFTRAMAFQDKVLAPDDLGRLWPLLGMGRLCLAEGKPAEAVSFLEGALKLTLSNERARVQFPLARALWASHGDRARAIELATQARDYWSRVGRKADAERASQWLKQHATFRP